A genomic region of Helicoverpa armigera isolate CAAS_96S chromosome 31, ASM3070526v1, whole genome shotgun sequence contains the following coding sequences:
- the LOC110383036 gene encoding gelsolin → MKVLGVLLLVAAVTYAAPRSATRTQPVTGQITSLTDKDARSKARVHTAFANAGRQAGVEVWRINAFEPVAVPPNDFGKFYKGDSYIVLKTTADKRNRLSWDIHYWIGSESTQDESGAAAILTVGLDDKFEGAAVQHREVMGQESQQFKGYFPSGIQYLSGGNTSGFNHVVTNPGAEKRLLQVKGKRNIRTRQVDPVFSSMNKGDVFILDVGNDVLVYVGESARNVEKLKAISVANQIRDQDHNGRARVEIVDQYSSDVDVQKFFTALGSGTRELVPEASAGGDDQAFERSEAQSVVLLQLSEMNGKLSVTSIAGPFRQDQLKPGDSYVLDTVTGSIYVWTGRQSSDKEKNEAMTKAQQLIASKSYPSWVHVVKIPQGTEPAVFKQYFTTWQDVGMSHSRIV, encoded by the exons GATGCCAGAAGCAAAGCAAGGGTGCACACAGCTTTCGCGAACGCCGGCCGTCAAGCTGGTGTTGAAGTTTGGAGAATCAAT GCTTTCGAGCCGGTTGCAGTGCCACCGAATGACTTCGGCAAATTCTATAAGGGAGACTCCTACATTGTTCTTAAG ACTACAGCAGACAAAAGAAACCGTTTATCCTGGGACATCCACTACTGGATCGGCAGCGAATCTACTCAAGACGAATCAGGGGCTGCCGCCATCTTGACAGTAGGCCTTGATGACAAGTTTGAAGGAGCCGCCGTACAGCACAGAGAGGTTATGGGTCAAGAGAGCCAGCAGTTCAAAGGATATTTCCCTTCag GTATACAATACCTTTCCGGAGGCAACACCAGCGGTTTCAACCACGTCGTGACAAACCCAGGTGCGGAGAAGAGGTTACTGCAAGTTAAGGGCAAGAGAAACATTCGTACTAGACAG GTAGACCCAGTATTCTCCTCAATGAACAAGGGCGATGTTTTCATACTAGACGTCGGTAACGATGTTTTAGTCTACGTCGGAGAATCCGCGAGGAACGTGGAGAAACTCAAGGCTATATCCGTAGCCAATCAGATCAGAGACCAGGATCATAACGGCAGAGCTAGAGTTGAGATTGTTG ACCAGTATTCAAGCGACGTGGACGTTCAGAAGTTCTTCACGGCTCTCGGATCCGGTACTAGGGAGTTAGTTCCTGAAGCTAGCGCGGGAGGTGATGACCAG GCTTTTGAGCGTAGTGAAGCGCAATCCGTGGTGCTGTTACAACTTTCTGAAATGAACGGAAAACTGTCGGTGACATCCATCGCTGGACCATTCAGACAGGATCAGCTGAAACCTGGT gATAGCTACGTTTTGGATACTGTCACTGGCAGTATCTATGTTTGGACTGGCAGACAATCCAGTGACAAA GAAAAGAACGAAGCCATGACAAAGGCGCAACAATTGATCGCATCCAAGAGCTATCCTTCATGG GTGCACGTAGTGAAGATTCCTCAAGGCACGGAGCCTGCAGTTTTCAAGCAATACTTCACAACTTGGCAGGATGTTGGCATGTCACACTCaagaattgtttaa